Proteins co-encoded in one Gemmatimonadales bacterium genomic window:
- a CDS encoding DUF2911 domain-containing protein, which produces MRSAKLWTRGTVDLTREGAMRWTRAWSVVTIALLTGASAGEAQVRASERGGTFQVVNGTRITVEYSRPVLRGRSPMYGGQIPWGEVWTPGANWATTLEVDHDVSIDGHPLKKGKYSVWMEVQPTEWTVILDPRAKLFHIAHPKPDSAQIRFQVTPTDIEGPDVLTWSFTSFSPTGTTLEMAWAGKAVSLHITVPPVEIPPLAAGVGERYVGRYKMWWVAESNASELTVTAKEGRLLGKWSGAPFPVWNNLTFVPVAEDWFDLGAMVDGSLFDVVTDVVFEFTVVNGRATGFDIRGPSDNVIGRGTRIP; this is translated from the coding sequence ATGAGATCCGCGAAGCTGTGGACGCGCGGTACGGTTGACCTGACCCGGGAGGGCGCGATGCGGTGGACCAGGGCTTGGAGCGTCGTGACAATTGCGTTGCTGACAGGTGCGTCGGCGGGAGAGGCACAGGTGCGCGCGAGCGAGCGCGGCGGCACCTTCCAGGTGGTGAACGGCACCAGGATCACGGTCGAATACAGCCGGCCGGTGTTGCGGGGGCGGTCTCCCATGTATGGCGGGCAAATCCCTTGGGGGGAGGTGTGGACGCCGGGGGCCAACTGGGCCACCACCCTCGAGGTTGATCACGACGTCTCCATCGACGGCCATCCCCTGAAGAAGGGAAAGTATTCGGTCTGGATGGAGGTGCAGCCGACCGAATGGACCGTTATTCTCGACCCGCGGGCCAAGCTCTTCCATATCGCCCATCCCAAGCCGGACAGCGCCCAGATCCGCTTCCAGGTTACGCCCACCGACATCGAGGGGCCGGATGTGCTGACCTGGTCGTTCACCTCCTTCTCGCCGACGGGGACGACGCTGGAGATGGCGTGGGCCGGCAAGGCGGTCTCGCTGCACATCACGGTACCGCCGGTCGAGATCCCGCCGCTCGCGGCCGGGGTGGGGGAACGGTATGTCGGGCGGTACAAGATGTGGTGGGTGGCGGAGTCGAATGCGAGCGAGTTGACGGTGACCGCAAAGGAGGGGCGACTGCTCGGGAAGTGGAGCGGGGCTCCGTTCCCGGTCTGGAACAATCTCACCTTCGTCCCGGTGGCCGAGGACTGGTTCGATCTCGGCGCGATGGTGGACGGCAGCCTGTTTGACGTGGTGACCGACGTCGTCTTCGAGTTCACCGTCGTAAACGGGCGGGCGACCGGGTTTGACATCCGCGGGCCGAGCGACAACGTCATCGGGCGCGGCACGAGGATTCCCTAG